The DNA region ctattctattctattctattctattccattccattccattccattccattccattccattccatatTCCTGTACAGGGtggatccctccagcagctgggcccAGACACTCAGTCTCCTCAGTAGCTGCCCCTGGGTACCAGCTTCCCCAGTTGCAGGCATCGGGACTTAGAAGCCTCCGAGGCCGCCGCCCCATTGCAGATGCTGGTGCAGAGCACGCCAGTCACACACAGGCTCTTCAGTTCTCTCCCTCCAGGCTCTCAGGGGCTGGCACTAATGACATATGGGCTGTCTgaccccctgctcctgctccagttCTGCACGCACACCCCCGTGTTCACACATACAAGCAGAAGTGAGATTCCCTCGcacaggaaagagaaattaagtttAATGAGAAGAGTGGATAGACTGCACTTGTCAGCGTCCTCCCCTACACATCCCATAATAACTCCTGTGCAATCCAAacctgctcttcccctgcatcccacaatgtgtcccacacccccagcaagATTCCCCTCAGCCCAGATGCTGATCCAGAGCTGCTCTCAGTGCCTCATCTCAGTGGGTTTCCCCCCTGGCCAAGGGGGCTGGTGGCTTCCCAGGGCAGCCCTGGAAGGAGCTGGGACAAGATGTTCCTTCCTCAGGAGTCTGCAAATGGGGATCCCCCCTGCCCCTGGGCCTCGGGGCTCTGCTCCGTCTGTGGAGAGGGGCTCCTGGTGAGCTGGTGGCTCTGCTGGGATGGGCCTGGGAGCAGCTGGGCAGGCTGTTAACTGAGTTACTGCTCCTGCCATTGTTGGTGTCACTCTGTGTGTGCAGATGAGCTTCTTCTCACTCCACCTGACACAGTCCAACAAGAACAGAAACTTCCTGAGGCGTCTGTATTTGGAGGTTTCATCCATATGCACTGATATTATTTACCTGATGGGAGCAGATCACTGGAATTGCTGTCCAGAAATGCCCCGTGAGTAGGGGAAAAGCTGTAGTGTCACACGGGCAATGGCTTCCTTCAGGGCCAGGAGCACAGTCTTGTTTGTAAGAGTGTAGAGGAATGGATTTAAGAATGGGAACAGGACAGTGTTCAGCAAAGCCACAGTTCTGTTTGTCTCCAAGGAAACATCTCCTGCAGGACGCATGGAGAGAGCGATGCAGCTCCATACGCAACGGCCAAGGTGGTGAGAGGGGAAGAACATGCAGCaaaagcttttttcctcccagaggctgctgggaggtgcagAATACAGGAAAGGATGCCCATGTGAAAGGCCAGAGTTAAACATAAGGAAGCCCGGATGACAAATGGCAGTAAAACAGAGTCTCTTTTCCAGAGCAGGCTGCTGTCAGAGCAGGACAATTTGAATAAGGGGGAGTTGTCACAAAAGAAATGGTGGATCTGGTTGGAGCCGCAGCAAGTCAGCTGGTAGAGGAGGAGCAGACGGTAACTCGGGAGTAGGATGCCGATGACCCAAGCACCAACCACAGGCTGGATGCAGAGCTGAGGCTTCATGATGGCAGCATAACGCAAaggctggcagagagcaccagagCGGTCAAAGGACGTGACAGCCAGGAGAACAAActctgtgctgcccagggcaaaACAGAAATAGGAGTGGGCAAAGCAGCCGCTCCGAGAGATTGTTCTCCTACCAGTACCCAGGCTCACAAACAACTGGATGCTTGTGGAGGATGTAAACCAGATTTCCAGGAAGGACAGATTGCTGATGAAACAGTACATGGGGGTTTGCAGGCGGTGATACACACACACGAGGAAGAGGATGGTTGTGTTCCCCGTCACTGATGTCAGGTGCATGAGCCGAAGGAGCGGAGAGAGAAAGAGCTGCAGCCTTTGGGCAAGCGCTGAGAAGCCCTCTAGGCTGAACTCAGCacctgcattttcattttctggtcCCATGCTGAATTTCAGTTCATCCGCTGAGATGGGAACATGGCAAAACCCGAGTGTGATCATTTCACAGTCTGCAGGAAAGGTTCTAcccttccttttctgcttctttcctttctagCACTCTGCCTCCGTAACACAGACAGAGATAGTCCTTCGGGCTTTTCTCACCCTCTGATTTTTGGTTTACTTTTCAGTTAAAGTCCTCACATCATTGGTTGTCTTCTTCCTACCTCTTTCAAACACTCCCAAAGGATTCTTTCTCCAGAACAGGAGATTTTAAAGAGGCTGTGAGCTATTTCACCCCATTCCAGGGAAATACCAAATTCACTCAGACCTCTTGCAAATATGAGTCACACCTGTGTGCCAAAACTCTTCTCTTGCACAAATGCTAAACCATCAAATCAAAGCAAAGCAAGTCAAATCTGTTTGTTGAAAGCTGTTCTTTCTACTTTTCAGTCCTTGCCTTCTTGGACTAGGACTCCCTGAGAATCAGTTGGTTTCAAGGTAAGTAATATCAAATATCTCTCCTGTAtcccctgctttcctccacaGCTTCTCGCTCCCTGTTTCCTCAGAAAAGGGGAGCGGGTGAAATTGGGTCCAGTAAAATTTGTCTTCTTCAGCAGTCTAAATATCCACTGAAATTCATTATGGTTCCAGAGAGCCTCATCTGACGCCCGTCTGCACTGAAATGCAGTTGTTCCCAAACAGCTGCTCATTGCTATGACTGTCAAATGTCCTGACCTAAATGCAGGTCAGAGAAGGGTGTCTGGCAGAGATCTGTAACCTTTCTTTGGCAGGCCAGTTATAGGTTGGGAGGACCCAGCCTCGGGTGTTTTCTCTTGTCTCCACTGACTATAGAGGGAGCCTTGGGAAAACAAGTCCTCCCAGGCACATGCAGCAAAGGAGATGAAACTCACTGCTCAAGTCTCAAATCACCGATCTattcagttaatatttttttaatcaaaatacgCATGGACGAGAAGGAAGcacaagaaaaatatatgcagTGAAGACTGACGGTTTCCCCTTCACGTTGACAATTGTTTTTAGACATAGAAAGGAGCAGAGCAGATGATGACTCCCAAAACAGGATGATTCCAAATggcaggggaagagagggaggggaggaggtggtgggTTTGAAGCAGCAAAGCAAAGTCTCCTCACAGAGTGTGTTGTTCCCGCAGGCTTTGTCCCAGGGCAGAATGGGCAGCACCTACACAAGGAGTAAAATGGGAGGTTCAGTACAGGGCGGTGCCCCATGTCTGTACTGACACTTGAGCTTGGGGTTCAGGGCAGTCACAGGTCCCAAGTGCCGGCCTGTTCTTTGCCTCCAGCCTGACAGGGGGGAATCTCTGCACTGGCTTCCCTGGGAAAACTTCCTGAGATTAATGCCCTGGCTGGATTTGAGCAAAAGCACGAGCTCAGTCACCTACAGCAGTATGAGCAGAGTGAATCGGGGAGTCAGAGGCAGCAGTTCCAGTTTCTGTTTTGCGGGTCAGCTCAAGCACTCAAGGGTTGTGTCTCCTTACGCTGTTCGGTGACACATAAGTTATCTAAAATGATTCTTCTGCTGGATGCAATTGCTTAGAGGAACCTGCATGTTTGCAGACAGCTGACAACCAAGCAGCTTCTCCTCAGGCCCCACATCATCCAACATACAGCTCCGACGTGCGATAGTGCGTGAAGAAATAGAGGATGTGCAGGGGAAGGGTATGCAGGTGGCAAAGGCCTGACTGTGGTTTGCCCAGAGCTTGTCCTCAGGATGGTGCATAGAATGTCGGCACAAAGCACAGCAGTCAGCGTGAGGGAGCTCAGCAGCACAGCGGGGCAGAGAGCGACGCTCGTGTTTCAGAGCAGCTGTTGCCCTGTGGGCTGCTCTCAGCAAAGGGATGATGCCACGGAAGAAGCGGTCTCTACACTGGGCACGGAGGGTCTAATGGCCTGTTAAGAAATACCAGGATTTTAGCTTAACTAAGTAAGTTTTAAGTAGAATTGTTCACTCGGGGACAATTGTCTGTCGTTGGGACGCAGGGGTTGGAGCACAGTGTTGTGCGGTTTGTCACACTGCTTGTTTCACGTTACTTACTCCGCATGAGTCGCTGGATTAGCTGATGCCTGAGGCTGTGTAAGGGATTGTGTCGGCTGTTTTGTCTCGGCACTGCTCTTGCGCCATCCCATTGCTGTGAAGGAGTGCGCCCTGAGGAGGACAAAAATATCCCTGAAAATACCAGagtgtctgcctgcagctggaaCAGCGACATCTTTCGTAACATCTACCAAGCTGCACGGGCACgcagggctgggggaagaagTCGGGATGAGGAGGATGTGCGGAGGCTAAAGCATCGCTggccaaacccccccccccagtacaaCCACCGTGAACACTtgggcatgcgcgcatggagggaCACAGGGCGGCGAATATgataatgagctctgtggaaatgggcggcCTGATCGTGGGGTCTGGGTTGATAAAAGGGCTGTGTGCTCTTCTTTCGAGGGattccccatcacctgcaccgagaccgAACCAAGGCgatgccgctggatccatggtggtggtaactgagcttgcgcatctcttccatttgcttgttTAGTTGTTCTGACCTTTGCAGCTTccctctgtcctatcgctattatcTATCTTCGCAGGAAAAAGGCCTGAAAGTTTGGGCAACGTTTCACCTCGcctgtgtcttaatctcactcttgggattgtTTCGAAACCTCACCCGACACTGGATGGGGACAAGCTGCAGGCTGTGAACTTTCACCTCGGTATGATAAACTTTTACCTGGTTAAGCAAGGGAAGGCCTCCAGAGCCAGCGCAAACCAGGAGATAAGGAGGCTACAGCCACTGGCAGAAGCTGCAACTCAACAAGACACTGTGAACAGCGTGCCTGGAGACAGAGAAGAAATCCAATGAGGAGTTCGAAGATCTCAGAGCAGCAATCACCATGGGGCCGAAGGGCGCCATGAACGGTGCGAGAAGAGTGTGTGAGGGGCGGGTGCAGAGATTGTAAGGGTCTACCTGTCCAGGGATTTCTTTCTTCGGGGTCCCTCTCCAGAGGCACCCGGGTTGAGCTGTGTGGTTATCTTCTGGCTGTCCcatctgaataaattattttttataaggTTCAATGCCTGAGAGACTACTAGCTGAAGAAACCGAGGTAAAGAAACTTCTTCAACACTTTGGCAGCCCAGATGGAACACGAGGCCACAGCCTTTGGGTCCTCTCACCTCCAACCATCCAACTGCCGGCATCGGGTGATGAACCGcccacctgctctgctgcagggagcCGGAAGGGAAATCAAGAGGAAAGGCGTGCTCAGAGAAAAGACAGGGTGgggtgaaggtgtttttaagatgtggtgatACTTGTCATTGTCCCACTCTGTTTGTTAACGTTGTTCTTAGTGCTTTAATTAAACGGatgcttcttttcttctcctaacgagtctgtcttttgtccgtGGCCATAATGgttgagtcatccctccctgcccttaaCTGATTCCTGAGCCTCTTGTTGCATTtcttccttcccattcctgagggggaaggggtgagtggaAGGCAGAGCTGGCCAGGGGTGTGCAGACTAGTTGTCCTGACCTTGAAATGGTGGGGTCCCAGTGCCCGAGGGGAGTGAGGAAGCAGATTAGAAGGCTGCAGGTGCCAGACACCAGAGGAGCAGCCTTGGGCCTATTCTGGGGAGTTTTACTGATGATCTCAcggtcagcagcgctgaagggaagcagAGCTCAGCACAACTGGCCTTCAAGGAGAGCATCTTCCAggcttggcaatggtctgtatCAAAACTCAGCTGAGATGTGGAAGTGAGTTCCAGAGCATCATAATGAGTGTTTACTGCTTCAGGATTAGTTACAGAAGTGGCAAAGAGAATGTGGGGGCACTGATACATTTAGTAAGAGCAGGTGGAGAAAGATCTGAGATACTCTCTGTcctcttttcctcagtcttcagcagcaaGGTCTCGCAGGCCTTTGGGCCTCAAGGCAAGACTCTGGAGGAGAACAGTCAGTGGCCATGAAAACCAAATCAGGGGCTGCTTGACCAAGGTCAACCCTTGGCAGTCCACAACACCAGAGGGGCTGCAGCCAAGAGTGTGGAGAGAGCAAGACGATGTCACAGTGGGGTCATGCTCCATCATCTTTGAAAGGCCATGGAGACTGGGGAGACAATTGGAGATTCCTGATATCACAGAATCTGTAatccagaaaacagaaggaaaatcaaaCAGAATAAATTCTTTCTCACGGATACCGAGTATTAAAGCTTTTCAcattgactgtgctcctgaaacctcttaAATTAACCACATAAAATGTGAGGAATTAAGGAAAGTTCTGCCCAGAGACTCGGCTTGTTGGGGTGTTTTGCACGTTAATGatccctctggtgccaagttcctgaactgcagatgctgaaagaagaaagaacaaggcTCTGGAGAACTGAAACTCAGAAGGCAACCTTCATGTGTCTGAGGGTATTTTCATGCCCCACTGAGGCCGTCACTGAAGAGATTATGGAGggaccaaccagagaaggtgaccatctctgggggctggggaagaaggaaatcagaggtgagGGAACCGGGCAGGAAAATGGATGCGGAGGTGGCTGTGAAAGAGtcagaatagaatcacagaacggactgggttggaagagaccattAAAGCTGAcctaatccaagcccctgcaatgagcagg from Athene noctua chromosome 33, bAthNoc1.hap1.1, whole genome shotgun sequence includes:
- the LOC141972470 gene encoding LOW QUALITY PROTEIN: olfactory receptor 6E1-like (The sequence of the model RefSeq protein was modified relative to this genomic sequence to represent the inferred CDS: inserted 1 base in 1 codon) — encoded protein: MGEQMLQVTARERRGRLEGFCRIEAEDETLPEEIPEEAGWDSDGAWLLSLLDCSDMRKIFASVLFDWQDDKSGEHKYVTEHIDHIVERAAWKGNMPPFEALILNSRCDAPDELKFSMGPENENAGAEFSLEGFSALAQRLQLFLSPLLRLMHLTSVTGNTTILFLVCVYHRLQTPMYCFISNLSFLEIWFTSSTSIQLFVSLGTGRRTISRSGCFAHSYFCFALGSTEFVLLAVTSFDRSGALCQPLRYAAIMKPQLCIQPVVGAWVIGILLPSYRLLLLYQLTCCGSNQIHHFFCDNSPLFKLSCSDSSLLWKRDSVLLPFVIRASLCLTLAFHMGILSCILHLPAASGRKKAFAACSSPLTTLAVAYGXCIALSMRPAGDVSLETNRTVALLNTVLFPFLNPFLYTLTNKTVLLALKEAIARVTLQLFPYSRGISGQQFQ